In the genome of Prosthecobacter dejongeii, one region contains:
- a CDS encoding addiction module protein yields MTLAEFSQVRALPMREKLLLVDEIWESMVDVESELEVLDAEKRELNARWERFEKDPLSALTLEEFQARINAKRG; encoded by the coding sequence ATGACTCTGGCTGAATTCTCACAGGTGCGTGCACTTCCAATGCGCGAAAAGCTTTTGCTCGTGGATGAAATTTGGGAATCCATGGTGGATGTTGAATCAGAACTGGAAGTTTTGGATGCTGAGAAGCGAGAGCTGAATGCCCGTTGGGAACGTTTTGAAAAAGATCCTTTGAGCGCGCTCACTTTGGAAGAATTCCAGGCTCGGATAAATGCGAAGCGCGGCTGA
- a CDS encoding c-type cytochrome domain-containing protein, which produces MAQHLSFRFHFQLLLSTLVFAFLASAFSQESISYEKQILPIWDAYCMDCHGADDPDGGFALDTFASLMKGGEEGVSVVAGKAEESLLVKFLEGRSGRGGKNEFMPPGKRDKLKAEDISLIKAWINGGAKGPILAEQPAAPREVITPKIAPKVTPKRSIQAVAFSDAVKLIAVGRYGEVELVNPVTKVVVRKLAGFKGRVNALTFSADGATLYAAGGEAGISGEVRAWKTADGTALQTFTGHTDACYSLALSPDGKVLVTGGYDQKIRLWDVTNGAEIKLLKGHNGSVNGLAFRPDGKVLASASADRTVKLWSMPDGARLDTLSQPLKEQTAVLFSADGGQLYGVGMDSRIRVWKISPTAKEGSNSITTSRYAHEGGILGLALSRDGKTLATSATDRSMKVWDAASLTEKKVLEKQSDWSPALAFAEKGLLFSGRADGSLGVYDSVTGQPIVMAKPAAKPKMVVKSELTRILMPALQSGGTVTLNVQGKNLESNPQVLFNHPEITGVILADSLKPTDLQIRATAPATLPRGAYEMWLKTTHGETAKMKVYADDLSPISTNATTFQNGPMKVSRLPSSLWGTLVETGQQDVYQIRVKAGEELVFDLAVQQIGSTAKSPRLEILDTSLNVLALNRGLDPGSDPFIAWKAPQDGDYLIRVSNTTLDGSAGHLYHLTMGALPYVTGWQPLTVALNQETPVRLIGHHLDQVPEIKVKGEALGSLNVPMPTQGVRLRVMPSVQVKALPQAEETEPNDEFAKAQTISAPGIMNGRLLSKNQLGDTDHFVFDAKKGQSWIIETFAAMAGSPADTKIEVLDAKGQPVPRMLMQAVRDSYNNFRSVDANNPDIRLQNWEEMELNEYVYFNGDIMKTFRMPRGPDSGFLFYATEGKRRSYFDTSTTSHALDEACYTVIPHPLGTALVPNGLPVFTLNYSNDDEGSRTLGRDSRLTFTAPADGRYIIRVTDTRSLLGERFVYSLIIRQPAPDFTLTVDTNKVTAIPARSSIGFAVKADRQDGFEGPIRVDIANVPEGYYASSPVLIEEGHTLATGSLHALPTAKADADWSKVTVTATADIAGKAVSHNIPNFGKLTLGPAPKFVVYLEPEVDGKPVKREDIQTAQPLELTLVPGQTVKAWIRVERNSFDDLINFDVHNLPHGVIIDDIGLNGVQVRAKENERPIFFRCSNWVADQDRLCHVAMASARAEQDSAGVVTSFPILLKIRKPAGVAAR; this is translated from the coding sequence ATGGCTCAACATCTCTCCTTTCGCTTCCATTTTCAACTGCTGCTTTCAACGCTGGTTTTTGCCTTTTTAGCTTCAGCTTTTTCTCAGGAATCCATCTCCTATGAAAAGCAAATCCTGCCGATCTGGGATGCTTACTGCATGGACTGCCATGGCGCAGATGACCCCGATGGCGGCTTTGCCTTGGACACCTTTGCGTCCCTGATGAAGGGTGGTGAGGAAGGAGTTTCCGTCGTGGCTGGAAAAGCAGAAGAAAGCCTGCTGGTGAAGTTTCTAGAAGGCCGCTCCGGCCGAGGTGGCAAGAATGAATTCATGCCTCCGGGCAAACGCGACAAACTGAAGGCGGAAGATATCTCCCTCATCAAAGCCTGGATCAATGGGGGAGCCAAAGGACCCATCTTGGCGGAGCAACCCGCGGCACCACGTGAAGTCATCACGCCTAAAATTGCACCCAAGGTGACTCCAAAGAGATCCATTCAAGCAGTGGCTTTTTCGGATGCGGTGAAGCTCATCGCCGTAGGCCGATATGGTGAGGTGGAACTGGTGAATCCGGTCACCAAAGTGGTGGTTCGAAAATTGGCAGGCTTTAAAGGACGGGTAAATGCCCTCACCTTTTCAGCCGATGGAGCGACCCTTTATGCCGCAGGTGGTGAGGCCGGAATCTCCGGGGAGGTGCGCGCGTGGAAAACAGCCGACGGCACCGCTTTACAGACTTTCACGGGCCACACAGATGCCTGCTATTCGCTCGCTTTATCTCCTGATGGCAAAGTGTTGGTGACGGGAGGCTACGACCAAAAAATCCGACTTTGGGATGTAACCAATGGGGCTGAAATCAAGCTCCTCAAAGGTCACAATGGCAGTGTCAATGGCCTGGCTTTTCGACCAGACGGCAAGGTGCTCGCCAGCGCCAGCGCAGACCGTACGGTGAAGCTCTGGAGCATGCCCGATGGCGCTCGCCTGGATACCCTTTCCCAACCCTTGAAGGAACAGACGGCTGTTCTTTTCAGCGCCGATGGCGGGCAGCTTTATGGCGTCGGCATGGATAGCCGCATTCGTGTTTGGAAGATCAGTCCCACGGCCAAGGAAGGCAGCAACAGCATCACCACTTCACGCTATGCCCATGAAGGCGGCATCCTTGGACTCGCCCTGTCCCGTGATGGAAAGACCCTGGCCACCAGCGCCACAGACCGCTCCATGAAGGTCTGGGATGCCGCCAGCCTCACTGAAAAGAAGGTGCTGGAAAAACAGTCCGACTGGTCTCCCGCACTGGCCTTTGCAGAGAAAGGGCTACTCTTCAGCGGTCGGGCCGATGGCAGCCTGGGCGTGTATGACAGCGTCACGGGTCAACCCATCGTGATGGCAAAGCCTGCCGCCAAACCAAAGATGGTCGTCAAATCTGAGCTGACCCGCATCCTGATGCCTGCGCTGCAAAGCGGCGGCACAGTGACCCTGAACGTGCAGGGCAAGAACCTCGAATCGAACCCACAAGTTCTGTTTAATCATCCAGAGATTACGGGAGTCATCCTGGCAGATTCCCTCAAGCCCACAGATTTGCAAATCCGCGCCACAGCCCCTGCCACGCTCCCGCGCGGAGCTTATGAAATGTGGCTTAAGACGACGCATGGCGAGACGGCGAAAATGAAGGTGTATGCCGATGACCTTTCCCCTATTTCGACGAATGCCACGACGTTTCAAAACGGGCCTATGAAGGTGAGCCGACTCCCCTCTAGTCTTTGGGGAACGCTGGTAGAAACTGGCCAGCAAGATGTCTATCAAATCCGTGTCAAAGCGGGGGAAGAACTTGTCTTTGATCTCGCCGTTCAGCAGATCGGCAGCACGGCCAAATCACCGCGCTTAGAAATTCTGGATACCTCTCTCAATGTGCTCGCTCTGAACCGTGGGCTGGACCCCGGCAGCGATCCTTTCATCGCCTGGAAAGCACCGCAGGATGGCGACTATCTCATTCGCGTCAGCAACACCACCTTGGATGGCAGTGCAGGCCACCTTTATCATCTCACCATGGGGGCTCTGCCCTATGTCACAGGCTGGCAGCCACTGACCGTGGCGTTAAATCAAGAGACCCCTGTGCGGCTGATTGGACATCACTTGGATCAAGTGCCTGAGATCAAGGTGAAAGGCGAAGCCTTGGGATCACTCAACGTGCCCATGCCTACACAGGGCGTGCGTTTGCGAGTCATGCCGAGTGTGCAGGTGAAGGCACTGCCGCAGGCTGAAGAGACAGAACCGAATGACGAATTCGCCAAGGCTCAAACTATAAGCGCCCCTGGTATCATGAACGGTCGGCTGCTCTCCAAGAACCAGCTTGGTGACACCGATCACTTTGTCTTTGACGCAAAAAAGGGCCAGTCATGGATCATTGAGACCTTCGCTGCCATGGCAGGTTCTCCTGCCGACACGAAGATCGAAGTGCTGGACGCCAAAGGCCAACCCGTGCCACGCATGCTGATGCAGGCCGTGCGCGACAGCTACAACAACTTCCGCAGCGTGGATGCTAACAACCCAGACATCCGCCTACAAAACTGGGAGGAAATGGAACTCAACGAATACGTCTATTTCAACGGCGATATCATGAAGACCTTCCGTATGCCGCGCGGGCCAGACAGTGGTTTTTTGTTTTACGCGACCGAGGGCAAGCGCCGTTCCTACTTTGACACCAGCACCACCAGCCATGCACTGGATGAAGCTTGTTATACCGTCATCCCCCACCCTCTTGGCACCGCCTTGGTCCCAAATGGCCTGCCGGTCTTCACCCTGAATTATAGCAACGATGATGAAGGCAGCCGCACGCTGGGGCGGGATTCGCGCCTCACTTTCACAGCACCCGCAGATGGGCGCTACATCATCCGTGTGACCGATACACGAAGTTTGTTAGGCGAACGTTTTGTGTATTCACTGATCATTCGCCAACCCGCACCTGATTTCACCCTGACGGTGGATACGAACAAGGTCACGGCCATCCCCGCCCGCTCCTCCATCGGTTTTGCCGTCAAGGCAGACCGCCAGGATGGTTTTGAAGGCCCCATCCGAGTGGACATCGCTAATGTGCCAGAGGGTTACTACGCCTCGTCACCCGTGCTTATTGAAGAAGGTCACACCCTGGCCACAGGCAGTCTGCATGCTCTACCCACGGCCAAGGCCGATGCGGACTGGAGCAAAGTCACGGTGACTGCCACGGCAGACATCGCGGGAAAAGCCGTGTCTCACAACATACCCAACTTTGGCAAACTCACCCTGGGGCCCGCGCCGAAATTCGTTGTTTACCTGGAGCCCGAAGTGGATGGCAAGCCCGTGAAGCGGGAAGACATTCAGACAGCCCAGCCTTTGGAGCTCACCCTTGTTCCTGGCCAGACGGTGAAAGCCTGGATTCGAGTGGAGAGAAACAGCTTTGACGACCTCATCAACTTCGATGTCCACAATCTACCGCATGGCGTCATCATTGACGACATCGGCCTTAACGGCGTGCAGGTGCGGGCGAAGGAAAACGAGCGTCCCATCTTCTTTCGCTGTTCCAACTGGGTGGCGGATCAGGATCGTCTCTGCCACGTGGCCATGGCCTCCGCCCGCGCAGAACAGGACAGTGCAGGCGTGGTGACTAGCTTTCCTATTTTGCTAAAAATTCGCAAACCTGCGGGTGTGGCCGCGCGCTAA
- a CDS encoding DUF1501 domain-containing protein, protein MFKFSGDGSITTCDGVTRRDFLQVGMLGALGLTLPSFQALKAAGKVDSKKSQRACIMIFNLGAPSQLDLWDMKPDAPSEIRGPFKPIRTNNDAFQVSEILPMHAKIADKFSLVRSCYHNAAAVHDTGHQMMQTGRLFTGGVNTPHVGCAAEFLLGRRSDLPAHVILPESMGPTGGNMPHGQDAGFLGKAYDPFVLNSDPSTADFKVPDLLPPKEIGEVRLERRRQMRDLVDSSVKNFESSEQAKLMDSNFASAYRIMTSSQAREAFDLTKEPMKVRERYGLNRFGQSCLLARRLVERGVRMVTVNTFITVFGEITWDIHGSKPFTSIEGMRDIVAPMYDQGYTALIEDLFQRGMLDDTMVTCLAEFGRTPKVNPAGGRDHWPNCWTVNFAGGGVKGGQVIGKSDEIGAYPAERPVDPGEIVATIYESLGIDLHTELPGPQGRPYPVVDFGKQSIKELFA, encoded by the coding sequence ATGTTTAAATTTTCTGGCGATGGCTCCATCACCACCTGCGATGGTGTGACAAGGCGCGACTTTTTACAAGTCGGCATGCTCGGTGCCCTGGGGCTGACGCTGCCCAGTTTTCAGGCCCTCAAGGCAGCGGGAAAGGTGGACTCAAAAAAGAGCCAGCGCGCCTGCATCATGATCTTTAACCTAGGTGCTCCCAGCCAACTGGACCTTTGGGACATGAAACCGGATGCACCCAGTGAGATCCGAGGCCCGTTCAAACCCATCCGGACGAACAACGATGCCTTTCAGGTCTCGGAGATCTTGCCCATGCATGCGAAGATCGCGGATAAGTTCAGCCTTGTGCGTTCCTGTTACCACAACGCGGCAGCGGTACATGACACGGGCCATCAGATGATGCAGACTGGCCGCCTCTTTACGGGTGGTGTGAATACTCCACACGTGGGCTGCGCAGCGGAGTTTTTGTTAGGCCGCCGTTCCGACCTTCCCGCTCATGTCATTTTACCAGAGAGCATGGGGCCCACAGGCGGCAACATGCCGCATGGCCAGGATGCAGGCTTTTTGGGCAAGGCTTACGATCCTTTTGTCCTCAATTCCGACCCCTCCACGGCTGATTTCAAAGTCCCTGACTTGCTCCCCCCAAAAGAGATCGGCGAGGTGCGCCTGGAGCGGCGCCGACAGATGCGAGATCTGGTGGATAGCTCGGTAAAAAACTTCGAGTCTAGCGAACAAGCCAAGCTGATGGATTCGAACTTCGCCTCAGCCTACCGCATCATGACCAGTTCACAGGCACGTGAGGCCTTTGATCTGACGAAGGAGCCCATGAAGGTGCGCGAACGCTACGGCCTGAATCGTTTTGGCCAGAGCTGTCTGCTCGCCCGCCGCCTCGTTGAACGCGGCGTGCGCATGGTGACGGTGAATACCTTCATCACGGTCTTTGGTGAGATCACCTGGGACATCCACGGCAGCAAGCCCTTCACCAGCATCGAAGGCATGCGCGACATCGTGGCCCCCATGTATGATCAGGGCTACACGGCACTGATTGAGGATCTTTTCCAACGCGGCATGCTGGATGACACGATGGTGACCTGCCTGGCTGAATTTGGCCGCACGCCAAAAGTCAATCCAGCAGGTGGTCGCGACCATTGGCCAAACTGCTGGACCGTCAACTTCGCCGGCGGTGGGGTCAAAGGCGGCCAGGTCATCGGCAAGAGCGACGAGATCGGCGCTTACCCTGCCGAGCGTCCCGTGGACCCCGGTGAGATCGTCGCCACGATCTACGAGAGCCTTGGCATTGACCTCCACACGGAACTCCCCGGCCCCCAAGGCAGGCCGTATCCCGTCGTGGACTTCGGCAAGCAGAGCATCAAGGAGCTGTTCGCCTAA
- a CDS encoding sialate O-acetylesterase encodes MKFALSLSLFLSTLSLHAELRLPAIIGDNMVLQQKQTNPIWGWDTPGTEVTVKFAGQTKTAKADDKGKWTVKLDGVPANAKPASLSIQGTTAKELKNVLVGEVWICSGQSNMGFTVDRTWTADLDMAQAKYPLIRLISVPQVGTQEIQDDFKGQWEECSPTTVGSFSAVGYHYGRVLHEMLGVPVGLIDNAWGGSAAEAWVKRDLLEKDARFKDIIERWQKTESTFTQEGFDKQVADHQAKAQAWAAARKEAIKAGKPLPPPLSRPPQNPMKGQHRPGNLYAGVLHPTIGYGIKGVIWYQGESNASRAKEYRDLFPFMIQHWRNEWKQGDFPFYWVQLADFKAYVTAPGDSEWAELREAQTLTMSKLPNTGECVITDLGEANDIHPKNKRDVAERLARWALVKDYGFKLPYRSPTFKNVKFEDGSAILTFDHAESGLRVVDVDEVRGFAICGEDRQWVAADAVILPDNKQSPRTPRGNQIAVSSKQVAKPVAVRFAWADNPVANVYSAEGLPVNPFRTDDFPMITDPANPNSTAAQAAKRMEEVRLRSEATKKKLEATKKQVEALKKKTL; translated from the coding sequence ATGAAGTTTGCCCTGAGTCTTTCTCTCTTCTTATCCACGCTGTCGCTACACGCTGAGCTGCGCCTGCCCGCCATCATTGGCGACAACATGGTGCTGCAGCAAAAGCAGACCAACCCCATCTGGGGCTGGGACACACCAGGAACCGAGGTCACCGTTAAATTCGCGGGCCAAACCAAGACGGCAAAGGCTGATGACAAGGGCAAGTGGACCGTGAAGCTGGACGGTGTGCCTGCGAATGCCAAACCCGCGAGCCTTTCCATCCAAGGCACCACGGCCAAAGAACTGAAAAACGTCTTGGTAGGAGAGGTCTGGATCTGCTCTGGCCAGTCCAACATGGGCTTCACGGTGGACCGTACCTGGACGGCAGATTTGGACATGGCCCAGGCCAAATATCCCCTCATCCGCCTCATCTCCGTTCCCCAGGTGGGGACCCAGGAGATTCAGGATGACTTCAAGGGCCAGTGGGAGGAGTGCTCACCCACAACGGTGGGTAGCTTCAGCGCGGTGGGTTATCATTATGGCCGCGTGCTGCATGAGATGCTAGGTGTGCCCGTGGGTTTGATTGACAATGCCTGGGGTGGCAGCGCCGCCGAGGCCTGGGTGAAACGTGATCTGCTGGAAAAAGACGCTCGTTTTAAAGACATCATCGAACGCTGGCAAAAGACCGAGTCCACCTTCACTCAGGAAGGCTTCGACAAACAAGTGGCTGATCATCAGGCCAAAGCACAGGCTTGGGCCGCAGCTCGCAAGGAAGCCATTAAAGCAGGCAAACCGCTGCCACCCCCGCTCTCCCGTCCACCGCAAAATCCGATGAAGGGCCAACACCGCCCAGGCAATCTCTATGCAGGTGTTTTGCACCCGACCATCGGCTACGGCATCAAGGGTGTGATTTGGTACCAGGGCGAAAGCAATGCGAGCCGCGCCAAGGAATACCGCGATCTTTTCCCCTTCATGATCCAGCATTGGCGCAATGAGTGGAAACAAGGTGACTTCCCCTTTTACTGGGTGCAACTGGCCGATTTCAAAGCCTACGTAACCGCCCCTGGAGACAGTGAGTGGGCTGAACTGCGCGAGGCGCAGACACTGACGATGAGCAAGCTGCCAAACACGGGTGAATGCGTGATTACTGACCTGGGCGAGGCCAATGACATCCACCCCAAAAACAAACGCGACGTGGCTGAACGCCTCGCCCGCTGGGCCCTGGTGAAGGACTATGGATTCAAGCTCCCCTACCGCAGCCCCACCTTCAAGAACGTCAAGTTTGAAGACGGTAGCGCCATCCTCACCTTTGACCATGCCGAGTCTGGCCTGCGCGTGGTGGATGTGGATGAAGTGCGCGGTTTTGCCATCTGCGGTGAAGACCGCCAATGGGTGGCGGCGGATGCGGTGATCCTGCCTGACAACAAACAAAGCCCCCGCACTCCACGGGGCAACCAGATTGCCGTGAGTAGCAAACAAGTGGCCAAGCCTGTGGCCGTGCGTTTTGCCTGGGCGGACAATCCCGTGGCCAATGTGTATTCCGCTGAAGGCCTGCCTGTAAACCCCTTCCGCACCGATGACTTCCCCATGATCACGGATCCGGCGAACCCCAACAGCACCGCCGCTCAGGCTGCAAAACGCATGGAAGAAGTACGCCTCCGCTCGGAAGCCACGAAAAAGAAGTTAGAAGCAACTAAAAAGCAGGTCGAGGCCCTCAAGAAAAAGACTCTCTGA
- the bioF gene encoding 8-amino-7-oxononanoate synthase: MSWEIQPQLDQLRGEGLWRELRTLDSPQGAVLAHEGRELLNFSSNDYLGLAASSELKAALQEGVELYGAGSGASRLVCGSLRPHADLEAALADFKGAEAALTFSSGFAVPMGTLPALLGPGDTILMDKLSHACLVDAARLSGATLRIFPHNHLGKLERLLQTATGRVLIITESIFSMDGDAAPLREIVELKDRYGAWLLVDEAHAVGVLGPQGRGLAAALGLEGRIELQMGTLSKALGLSGGYLAASRQVIDLLINRARSFIYTTAALPAVAHAALRALELIRSAEGDRLRSVLHAHADEVRSALGLDHTSSSAILPLILGDETTAMAASAHLRAAGLMVPAIRYPTVARGSARLRITLSAGHQPEQVAQLIQQLKKLGR, from the coding sequence GTGAGTTGGGAGATCCAGCCACAACTGGATCAGCTCCGTGGAGAAGGGCTGTGGCGGGAGCTGCGGACGCTGGATTCACCGCAAGGTGCCGTGCTAGCGCATGAGGGGCGGGAGCTTCTCAATTTCTCGTCCAATGACTACCTTGGGCTCGCTGCTTCTTCGGAGCTGAAGGCGGCCTTGCAAGAGGGGGTAGAGCTTTATGGTGCCGGCTCAGGCGCATCACGTCTTGTCTGTGGCAGCCTGCGGCCCCATGCGGATCTGGAGGCCGCACTGGCGGATTTCAAAGGGGCGGAAGCCGCGCTGACTTTCTCCAGTGGTTTCGCGGTGCCCATGGGTACTCTACCTGCCTTGTTAGGCCCTGGCGATACCATCCTCATGGATAAGCTGAGCCATGCCTGTTTGGTGGATGCGGCGCGTCTCAGCGGGGCCACTTTGCGCATTTTCCCTCACAATCATCTGGGCAAGCTGGAGCGCCTTCTGCAAACCGCCACGGGCAGGGTGCTCATCATCACGGAGTCCATCTTCAGCATGGATGGGGATGCTGCCCCGCTGCGTGAAATCGTGGAGCTGAAAGATCGCTACGGCGCGTGGTTGCTGGTGGATGAAGCGCACGCCGTCGGTGTTCTCGGCCCACAGGGCAGGGGGCTCGCCGCTGCTTTAGGTTTGGAAGGGCGCATCGAATTACAAATGGGCACGCTCAGTAAAGCCCTAGGCCTCAGTGGCGGTTATTTAGCTGCTTCTCGGCAGGTGATTGATCTGCTGATCAATCGTGCCCGCAGTTTTATCTACACCACCGCCGCCTTGCCAGCCGTGGCCCATGCCGCACTCCGTGCTCTGGAGCTTATTCGCAGTGCCGAGGGGGATCGCCTGCGCAGCGTGCTTCATGCACATGCGGACGAAGTGCGCTCCGCGCTCGGGCTGGATCACACCTCCTCCAGCGCGATCCTGCCGCTGATCCTGGGAGATGAAACCACAGCCATGGCGGCAAGTGCACATCTCCGGGCAGCGGGGCTGATGGTGCCCGCCATCCGTTACCCCACCGTGGCTAGGGGCAGTGCCCGGCTGCGCATCACGCTTTCCGCAGGCCACCAGCCGGAGCAGGTGGCTCAGTTGATCCAGCAGCTTAAAAAATTAGGGCGTTGA
- a CDS encoding type II toxin-antitoxin system RelE/ParE family toxin, whose amino-acid sequence MKLRILPEVLEDIEQGAEWYDHCGGKTLGDRFLASFYSYLPEILRDALIHRPVYRQFRRILIKPFSYAVYFRIHEEWVVVVLVWHTARNPTDLKERLEERILGAGASLND is encoded by the coding sequence ATGAAGTTGCGCATTCTTCCTGAGGTCTTGGAGGACATCGAACAAGGGGCGGAGTGGTATGATCACTGCGGTGGCAAAACTCTTGGAGACCGTTTCCTCGCGTCGTTTTACAGCTATCTTCCGGAGATTTTGCGGGATGCTCTTATTCACAGACCCGTCTATCGTCAGTTCAGGCGTATCCTGATCAAGCCCTTCTCTTATGCGGTTTACTTCCGCATTCATGAGGAATGGGTGGTCGTGGTTTTGGTCTGGCATACGGCGAGAAATCCAACGGATTTGAAGGAGCGACTGGAAGAGCGAATTCTAGGAGCAGGGGCATCACTCAATGATTGA
- a CDS encoding DUF1553 domain-containing protein has translation MLLKRLLFLSLLAPGGQLICQAEAPSFRNEVQPILTRFGCNMGACHGAAAGQGGFRLSLRGFDDEGDYLSVTHSAMGRRINGDDPARSLLLLKAIKTVPHKGDKRFEMDSEAYQTLVNWIAHGAPGPKKEDARLVSLEVSPKQVLSKPGSQQQLKVLAKFSDGRSEDVTRWAKFNAVNASVATVDDQGLVKVTGSGEGTVSAWYLSRLDIAIVSVPQEGAADETLFAQLKQRNFVDELVLEKLRALNIPPSQRCTDGEFIRRAHLDTIGVLPTAEETRAFLADTQPNKRDRLIESLLKRPEFVDYWSHRWSDLLLVNSDKLTPEGMWAYYHWIRSRVAANTPWDVMVKSLLTATGSTLENGAGNFFLLHDEPTRLSETVSVAFLGTAMNCAKCHNHPLEKWTNDEYFAFANLFSRVRTKNGATADERVVFSATEGDLVQPLTGKPQPPRALEVTHSVSMTAPEDRRVPMAAWLTSPDNRLFKRTITNRVWANFFGVGLVESVDDIRITNPASNEKLLDAACDHLVNHKFDLKSLMRVILQSETYQRSSETIYQNEKDTRYYSHFYPRRLKAEILLDSVAQVTAVPTTFNIDRRNANKGTKDTYPMGFRALQLPDSNIASYFLKSFGRADRVATCECERTNEPSMAQALHIANGDTLNDKLATKDNRVDQLLNSKQPNEKLVQDAYLIALARQPTAAEKTKATELLATAPPTDRRATLEDLFWSLMSSKEFLFNH, from the coding sequence ATGCTTTTGAAGCGCCTATTATTTTTGTCACTGCTCGCCCCAGGCGGACAGTTGATCTGCCAGGCCGAAGCGCCCAGCTTTCGCAATGAAGTTCAGCCCATTTTGACCCGTTTTGGCTGTAACATGGGAGCTTGCCATGGTGCAGCAGCGGGTCAGGGGGGATTTCGGCTTTCCCTCCGTGGTTTTGATGATGAAGGCGATTACCTCTCCGTCACACACTCGGCCATGGGCCGACGCATCAATGGGGATGATCCCGCGCGCAGCCTGCTGCTTTTGAAGGCAATCAAAACTGTGCCTCACAAGGGCGACAAGCGCTTTGAGATGGACTCCGAGGCCTACCAAACTTTGGTAAATTGGATTGCCCATGGGGCACCCGGCCCGAAAAAAGAAGATGCGCGTTTGGTCTCTCTTGAGGTCTCGCCAAAGCAGGTTCTCAGCAAACCGGGCAGCCAGCAGCAGCTCAAGGTGCTGGCCAAATTCAGCGATGGCCGCAGCGAGGACGTGACCCGCTGGGCGAAGTTCAATGCGGTGAACGCCAGCGTGGCCACCGTGGATGATCAGGGACTGGTGAAAGTCACAGGCTCCGGTGAAGGCACCGTCAGTGCGTGGTACCTTAGCCGACTGGACATCGCCATCGTCAGTGTCCCGCAGGAAGGTGCAGCGGATGAGACACTCTTCGCCCAGCTTAAGCAGCGGAATTTTGTGGATGAGCTGGTGTTGGAAAAACTACGCGCATTGAACATCCCACCGTCTCAGCGGTGCACGGATGGCGAATTCATCCGCCGCGCCCACCTGGACACCATTGGTGTGCTGCCCACCGCCGAAGAGACTCGCGCTTTTCTGGCGGATACCCAGCCTAACAAAAGAGATCGTCTGATCGAATCCCTGCTCAAGCGCCCAGAGTTCGTGGATTATTGGTCACACCGCTGGAGTGATCTGCTGCTGGTGAACAGTGACAAACTCACGCCCGAAGGCATGTGGGCCTACTACCACTGGATCCGCAGCCGTGTGGCCGCGAATACCCCTTGGGATGTCATGGTCAAAAGCCTGCTCACCGCCACGGGCAGCACGCTGGAAAATGGCGCAGGCAATTTCTTCCTGCTGCATGACGAGCCGACCCGCCTTTCCGAAACCGTCTCCGTTGCCTTCCTTGGCACGGCCATGAACTGCGCCAAATGTCATAACCACCCCTTGGAAAAATGGACGAATGACGAATACTTCGCCTTTGCCAATCTCTTCTCCCGCGTCCGCACCAAGAATGGAGCCACGGCCGATGAACGTGTGGTCTTCAGTGCCACCGAAGGGGATCTGGTGCAGCCTCTCACCGGCAAACCCCAACCGCCGAGAGCCCTAGAAGTGACGCATTCCGTCTCCATGACCGCGCCCGAAGATCGCCGGGTGCCCATGGCCGCTTGGCTGACATCCCCGGACAACCGACTTTTCAAACGGACCATCACCAACCGCGTCTGGGCAAACTTCTTCGGTGTCGGCTTGGTCGAATCTGTGGATGACATCCGCATCACGAATCCTGCCAGCAACGAAAAGCTCCTGGATGCTGCCTGTGACCACTTGGTTAATCACAAGTTTGATCTCAAGTCCCTGATGCGAGTCATCCTGCAAAGCGAGACCTATCAGCGCAGCAGCGAGACGATCTATCAAAATGAAAAGGACACCCGCTATTACAGCCACTTCTACCCTCGTCGTCTGAAAGCTGAAATCTTGCTGGATTCAGTCGCTCAGGTCACAGCGGTGCCTACGACCTTTAACATTGATCGGCGCAATGCAAACAAAGGCACCAAGGACACTTACCCCATGGGCTTCCGCGCCTTGCAGCTTCCGGATTCCAACATCGCAAGCTACTTCCTGAAAAGCTTTGGCCGTGCTGATCGCGTCGCCACATGCGAATGCGAACGCACGAACGAACCCAGCATGGCCCAGGCCCTGCACATCGCCAATGGCGACACCTTGAATGACAAACTCGCCACCAAGGACAACCGAGTGGATCAGCTCCTTAATTCCAAGCAACCTAACGAAAAACTGGTTCAGGACGCCTACCTCATTGCCTTAGCACGTCAGCCCACGGCTGCGGAGAAAACCAAGGCCACGGAACTCCTCGCTACCGCGCCTCCCACCGACCGCCGCGCCACTCTCGAAGATCTGTTCTGGAGCCTCATGAGTTCGAAGGAGTTTTTGTTCAATCATTGA